The window CACGAACAAGTCGTACTTCTCCACGATCTCCTCCTTGGTGAGCTTCCCGTCCTGCGAGAGACGTTACATCCCCGTTAGTTACCCCGCGGCCGTTCCCTTCCTGCCCggttccccaccaccaccccccccccccccccccccaaaaaaatccctctccaCCCTTCCGAGGGAAAGCCAAaacccccgccgccgccccgcgggGGGGAGCGTTCGCTCGGGCAGCTCTTAATTAGTTAGGTTAACGAAGGGGATCGCCGAGCCTCGGCGTCGGGGAAGGGAGATGCCGGGTTTTGGGGTGACGTCGGCGCCCGTCCCCACCTTGTTCTGGTCGGATTCGTAGACGAGGTGTCGCGCTTCCGCCTCGGCGTGGTCGTAATCCGACGGGAGGATCCAATCTTTGGTTTCTTCTTTGTCCATTTTGCCGTCGCGGTTTTTGTCTCTGAATTCCACAAACTGTTCCCTCTCCGTCTTCACCCACTCGGGTTCGTCGGCATCGCCGTCGCGGCTGTACATGTCACCTGGAAGACACGGCGGTCGCTGCGGTCAAGGTCACGAGGACGAGACGCCCAGGACGGGGCGAGGAGGGGACGCGGCGGCAGAGCCGGGGCGCCGGCGTCTCACCTATGTACTCCTCCAGGTCGATGAAACCGTCCCCGTTCTTGTCGATGTCCTCCATGGTTTCCTGCAGGGAGGAGGCCGTGGTTAAATCGGGCTCGGAGCCATTTTTCCCCGCGGTGACCCCTGGACCGGGACCGATCCGGCCCCAACAAGCGCAAAGACACCATCCcggcattaaaaaacccccaaaaagccACATTTTGTGCTCCATGGCCATCCCCGAGGTCACCCCGCCGCAGGTCCGTCTCTGGTCCCACCCTCTCCATCCTTACGGTTTCTTCACCGTAAACGCCGTATTTCGTGCGAGACCGCCGCCCGCCGCAGCGGACCCACCTGCACGACTATGTCCTTCATGTAATCGTACTCTTCAGGGTGCAGAAAGGCGGTGAACTCTTCCTTGGTGGCCGTCAAGTCTCCATCCTTGTCAGCCATCTTGAAGCGTCGTTCATCTCGCACCATCATTTGTTTATAATTAAATCCATCATCGGGGTCTGGGTCATCTGGGCgtgagaagagaagagggagcGCCCGGGGTCAGCTTGGGCAGGGGGGAGATGGCCGTGGTCACCATCAACCCAACCTCAACCCAACCCTAACTCAACCTCAATCTCCTCAACTCAACATCAACTCAACCTCAACCCCAACCCAACTCCAACTCAACCTCACGCCAACTCAACTCCAACCCCAACTCAACCTCACGCCAACTCAACTCCAACCCTAACTCAACCCAACCCAACTCCAACCCTAACTCAACCCAACTCAACTCCAACCCTAACTCAACCCAACCCAACTCCAACCCTAACTCAACCCAACCCAACTCCAACCCTAACTCAACCCAACTCAACTCCAACCCTAACTCAACCCAACTCAACTCCAACCCTAACTCAACCCAACTCAACTCCAACCCTAACTCAACCCAACCTCCCACCGCTTCACCACGGCAGCCTAAATTTTAGATATCGGCAGCCATTGCGTCTCTCCTGCACCTCCTCTAGccgggaggaagaggaggaggagctgccaGTGGCCGCGGGATACCAGCGCTCCCGGGAAAGATGCCCTCAAGAGACAGGgatcaggggtttttttggccgGCGCAGCCCCGGTGGCTCAGCCCACGCTATTTCTGGAGGAGAATGTGTAAGGGGATATTGCTCCCCGCTGCCGGGACGGCTTCAAAGCCAGCGAAACATCACCCAGCGCCCGCCGCAGCGGGAATATCTGGGCACATATGGCCACTAGATATAGCTACGCCAACAGCTATAGATAAGCTTCGGGATACCGAAGTCGGCTTTGTTTTGTCAGCctataggaaaagaaaaaaaaaaaaaatatcgaTAGAGGAGGACATAGTCGAATCCTCCCGGGGTGAAGTTAAGCGAGAGCCAGGCCTGGTCTAAAAAAAGGCTCCGTCCCTTCTCCGTTTACACCCAGGACAAAAGGCAGGGGATTAAGCAGCTCTAGAGAAAAGCCTGGGGATCAGCGTCAGCTTGCAGGACAAACGCAGCGCGCCAGAgctaaaagcaatttcttttaatacaGGTAATTCGGTCGAGCGGCCGTAATGAGTTTTAATCAGAGCGCCGAGCGAGTCGACTGTTTAACGAGGGtcaaacccacccaaaaaaacgCGCCGCGGTTTAGCCCCTGCCCTCGGTGGCACAAGAGAAATGGTTTAGAGGGCGGATCGAGGGGCGAGAGCTGGGGATCGctcaggagctgcaggcagcaaagccaCAAGCTCAGCGTTTTAACCGGGAGAAACACGAGTGTTTTGGGTTTCGCGTGGTGATAAGCAAGGCTGACGGGACcgaagaacacaaaaaaaatacatgttactattactttcttattttgaagGAGGTTTTAAGGGGAGCTTCACTTTACGATGAAGCTCTTGGATATTTATCGCTTCGTATTCTCGCTTTCCCTGCGGAAAGCAGGATTTCGATCTGCAGAAACAGCCTTCGGTGCTGAAGCACACCAAGGCGCTTTATTACAATACCGGGTGCACCCCGGTGACTGATACAGTGctgaagttattaaaaaaaaaaaaaaaaaggcaaataaacgGCATTTCATTATGATGACAAAACCcaggcattttttaaatactcagtAGAGCAGCAAGGGAGGGTGGTGCCTCGGCTCCCACGCGCCGGGAGAGGGACGTTCTTAACGGGATTAAGGGCCGGGCCGGCCTCTTGGCCGCACGTCAAGCGGTCGTTGGGATCCTCCCGGCATTCCGTAAGGACAAAAGTACGTGGGAGCAGCGCTAGAACAGGCTTTATCGGCATCTGCCAAGGGCACTCGGCATCGAGGGCCGGTGTCGTCCGTCACGGGGGGCCAGGCGCTCCCCTCTCTTACAAATAAAGCTTGAGAAACGGTTCGAgtgcatgacttttttttctcattaaggatgtttttgggttgttggggttttttttttaatattctacaCCCACAGGTCATAAATCCCACAGCCCAGACTCCCAAAAGTGCGATAAAAAGCCTTGCTAGGACCTCTCCTCCCCTGGATTTGAACGGGAGAGATAGGCTAGGCTGCCCTGGATCTCAATAACTacattattaatgaaaaaaaaaaaaaaaaaagcagcttaaagacacctgccccagccccgaggGAGACTCAGGGGGCCGATTtccccagctcccaccacgaCAAGCCCCCATCTTCCTCGAGCTCGACCCcactcttttaaaaagaagcgGCGAAACAGCCCGAGGGAAGACGGATTCGCCAGAAGCGAGAGGCAGCAGCCTCCATACGTCCTGCGGAGCATTTGACTATCTTTGGAAATATTTACtaaattaaaaactttatttcGTGCTTTCGAGCCGTAGCTCATCGTACCATATATGTCCGCGCTCCAGGAGGCGGGAACGACTGGCAGGAGAACTGGTATTTTTCTAACGTCTTAACCCCAGAAGAGCTTCTTCTTACCTCGCTCCTCGGGGTGGTTTAAGTCCCGCTGACCTGTCTTTACGTGccaaaaaaaatatacaaatctACGAGCTCCAGGGTCTAAAGCTACTGCCAGGACGAGTGGAGAGAGCGAGATGAGCGCACGGGGCTTTGGGAAGTCATTAAAAGACTCTTTGCTAACGAATTTCACAGATTTAGGAAGGGCGCGGGGCGCGGGCACCCAGAAAAATGTGGTGTCGACAGGCACTAAACGCCACCAGCAGCTTGAAATTCCAAAGCTAGAAGGCAGAAAGAACCCATCGCCCCGCGTGCCTTAGTCCCGCTGCTGCTCACGCTCGAGCTTGGAGCTGATTTTCACAAGGAAGCGCATCAATAAAGCAGAGTTAAGGTTGCGTGTTGATTGTAAACTCCacctttgggggtttttcccctcttttcccccccccccttagcTTGCCCTTTGTTAATGCCTTCACGAGGTAAATTTGGGGGTgatttattggggtttttttaagtctgaGGCTTTGGGGGGGATGAGTCGAGCGCTCTGCTCCATCTCACTTCTGCTTTATTGATTAGAGACCACCACCGGATCGGACACCTTGCCCCTTACCGAGGTAAGTGCCATATGTCACGTTTCTGTACTCATCCCAGGAGATAAATCCATCTTGATTCATGTCAAACTCCTGCCACTGGCGTTCGACACTGTCATACACGTATTTCTTCTGGGCCTTCTTAATCCAGGCTTTCAGCTCCCCCTCCGTCACAAACCCATCCTTATCCGTGTCTATCTTATCTACAATCAttctacaaaaacaaaacagcaagttTCAAGCGCCGGCTCGGCAAAGTTTGTATCCCAAGAGTAGAGACCTACCTAAGATGTAGCCGTAGGTGGCATTTTTATATTCCTCCCAAGAAATGAGGCCGTCCTCATTGAGGTCGTGCCCTTTCCACTGTCGCTCTACATCCTCGTATATCCAGCGCTTTTGTGCAAACTTAATCCAGTCTTTCAGTTCTTCCACAGTTACAAACCCGTCTTTGTCTTCATCTATTTTACTTACAATCTTTCTGTAGGAAATGTAGAAAAATCCAGCAAAAGTTAAGGGAAACAAGGTTCTAGTTCTACCGGGCAGAGAATTTGAACCCCAGAGCGAGCAAGTCAGGGGGTTTATTACCAGGTCCTGGCAATTTGACCACACCGACAGCTCGTCCTCAACGCCAACGTACGGTTTAGCTGCCGAAAACGCCGGCTTGCTCGCTCTCGGGGCCGTTCGAGCTTTTGTATTCTTCAggggaaaagcattttcttgttaaaatttGGGGGAAAACACCCAGTCGCGCATCTTTCCACTTTGACGGCGCGTTAAATACGTACTTAGGTTAAAAACGGgaagggagacaaaaaaaaccccaaacaaaccaagaaaacccTCGTAGGACACCGACGGGGAGCTGACGTCGATGTCGGATCCCACCCGAGGACGATGCCCACCCATTTACCGAGGGAGAAACCGGAGATGCGTGGTTTATAAAGCCCGGCGGCGAGGCCGCGtgccttctttatttttagaggCAGCTGTGAAGAAAAGCCGGCAGGAGGAATGCAGAGACccatggggagggagggaagggggggggagctgggctgtTTCATCCTCACCCTTCCTAGCGCCTTACTCCTAGGAGTACTCGTGGCGTTCGCTCGCAGCACGGGCTGCGGTTCAAGCGCGGCGCTGGGAACTTTGGGTTTGGTGCTCGCCGGGCGATTAAAACCAGG of the Grus americana isolate bGruAme1 chromosome 1, bGruAme1.mat, whole genome shotgun sequence genome contains:
- the CALU gene encoding calumenin isoform X2, whose amino-acid sequence is MTVPQLLLCLSLSMLCISSKPTEKKDRVHHDPQLSDKVHDDAQNFDYDHDAFLGADEAKTFDQLTPEESKERLGMIVDKIDTDKDGFVTEGELKAWIKKAQKKYVYDSVERQWQEFDMNQDGFISWDEYRNVTYGTYLDDPDPDDGFNYKQMMVRDERRFKMADKDGDLTATKEEFTAFLHPEEYDYMKDIVVQETMEDIDKNGDGFIDLEEYIGDMYSRDGDADEPEWVKTEREQFVEFRDKNRDGKMDKEETKDWILPSDYDHAEAEARHLVYESDQNKDGKLTKEEIVEKYDLFVGSQATDFGEALVRHDEF
- the CALU gene encoding calumenin isoform X1, translating into MTVPQLLLCLSLSMLCISSKPTEKKDRVHHDPQLSDKVHDDAQNFDYDHDAFLGADEAKTFDQLTPEESKERLGKIVSKIDEDKDGFVTVEELKDWIKFAQKRWIYEDVERQWKGHDLNEDGLISWEEYKNATYGYILDDPDPDDGFNYKQMMVRDERRFKMADKDGDLTATKEEFTAFLHPEEYDYMKDIVVQETMEDIDKNGDGFIDLEEYIGDMYSRDGDADEPEWVKTEREQFVEFRDKNRDGKMDKEETKDWILPSDYDHAEAEARHLVYESDQNKDGKLTKEEIVEKYDLFVGSQATDFGEALVRHDEF